One Sporomusaceae bacterium FL31 DNA window includes the following coding sequences:
- a CDS encoding amino acid-binding protein — MKLTLEILPNKIGVCKLDAQSAVPIWTCKGEFFSITKTPEELSIVCSEDNIPKDVLCERGWRAFKVQGTLDFGLVGILAKITAALANAGLGIFAVSTYNTDYILVKEKDLEYAIIALHNDGHEIISN; from the coding sequence ATGAAATTAACACTTGAGATTTTGCCTAATAAAATAGGTGTTTGTAAATTAGATGCGCAGTCGGCAGTTCCAATTTGGACATGTAAAGGGGAATTTTTCTCCATTACTAAAACGCCAGAAGAACTTTCGATAGTTTGTTCAGAAGATAATATACCTAAAGATGTTTTATGTGAGCGGGGTTGGAGGGCTTTTAAGGTTCAAGGAACATTGGATTTTGGGCTAGTAGGAATATTAGCTAAAATTACGGCAGCTCTTGCTAATGCTGGATTAGGTATCTTTGCAGTCTCCACCTATAATACCGATTATATTTTAGTAAAAGAAAAAGACTTAGAATATGCAATAATTGCACTACACAATGATGGTCATGAAATAATAAGTAATTAA